One Manduca sexta isolate Smith_Timp_Sample1 chromosome 26, JHU_Msex_v1.0, whole genome shotgun sequence genomic region harbors:
- the LOC115444677 gene encoding collagen alpha-1(III) chain isoform X9 yields the protein MGPGTVFYFLAVLVLTQASAEEPKNKTKEVKSVDVRQGRQLSPYEGQNNNEVVVDIEDDEKKQYYETNYDTSAYGFGYDVGPNGQFHHENRGPDGVTYGCYGYVDADGYLRATHYVADSHGYRVVEPEKPVEVYPDEKYEYDENSDNQPTEPVPGQIIPWSKLFFPKGCGRTPGGVPPKPLPKPPPRPPKPAKPIDSTGQTSNPSPGVSYPGQGPNGPYGPGGPSGPGGPGGPNGPYGPGGPSGPNGPYGPGGPSGPNGPYGPGGPGGPGNDGSYRPDGSYGPDGSYQPDGSGAYYPGTPGTPGSPGSPGTPGSPGSPGTPGGPGGPGGPGSPAYPGSGGGYYPGGQGGPSGPSGPSGGGGGGYYPGSPGSPGSPGSPGSPGTPGGPGGPGGPGGPGGPGGPSGPGGASGPTGPNGPSSPGYYPGQPGKPGSPGSPGSPGGPGGPGGPGGPGGPGGPGGPSGPTGGAGSGSGGYYPGQPGRPGSPGSPGSPGGPGGPGGPGGPGSPSGPGGPSSPGGPSGPGGPSGPGGPSGPGGPSGPGGPSGPGGPSGPSGPGGPSGGYYPGYPGSPGSPGSPGSPGGPGGPGGPGGPGGPGGPGGPSGGGGYYPSQPGGTGPGSSGKPGQPGQGGYPGQPGQPGKPGQPGQPGQGGYPGQPGQQGQGGYPGQPGQPGQPGKPGQPGQGGYPGQPGQGGYPGQPGQPGQPGQGGYPGQPGQPGQGGYPGQPGQPGQPGQGGYPGQPGQSGGPGHPGQPGKPGQPGQGGYPGQPGQQGQGGYPGQPGQPGQPGKPGQPGQGGYPGQPGQGGYPGQPGQPGQPGQGGYPGQPGQPGQGGYPGGPGQPGQPGKPGQPGQGGYPGQPGGPGQGGYPGEPGQPGQPGQPGQPGKPGQPGQPGQGGYPGQPGQPGGPGQQGQPGQPGQPGQPGYPGQPGKPGQPSQPGYPGQPGQPGGPGQPGQPGYPGQPGQPGQPGGPGQQGQPGQPGQPGQPGYPGQPGKPGQPGQPGYPGQPGQPGQPGGPGQQGQPGQPGQPGQPGYPGQPGKPGHPGQPGYPGQPGQPGGPGQPGQPGYPGQPGQPGQPGGPGQQGQPGQPGQPGQPGYPGQPGKPGHPGQPGYPGQPGQPGGPGQPGQPGYPGQPGQPGQPGQPGGPGQQGQPGQPGQPGQPGKPGQPGQPGYPGQPGQPGQPGGPGQAGQPDQPGYPGQPGQPGQPGKPGQPGQPGYPGQPGQPGGPGQPGQPGQPGYPGQPGQPGYPGEPDKPGQPGQPGKPGQPGQPGYPGQPGQPGQPGGPGQAGQPDQPGYPGQPGQPGQPGKPGQPGQPGYPGQPGQPGGPGQPGQPGQPGYPGQPGQPGYPGEPDKPGQPGQPGYPGQPGQPGQPGGPGQPGKPGQPGQPGYPGQPGQPGGPGQPGQPGQPGYPGQPGQPGYPGEPGKPGQPGQPGYPGQPGQPGQPGKPGQPGQPGYPGQPGQSGGPGQPGQPGQPGYPGQPGQPGYPGEPGKPGQPGQPGYPGQPGQPGQPGGPGQAGQPDQPGYPGQPGQPGQPGGPGQPGHPGQPGHPGQQVQPGGPGQPGQPGQPGYPGQPGQPGQPGGPGQAGQPDQPGYPGQPGQPGQPGGPGQPGHPGQPGHPGQQGQPGQPGQPGYPGQPGQPGGPGQPGQPGQPGYPGQPGQPGQPGGPGQPGQPGQPGHPGQQGQPGGPGQPGQPGQPGYPGQPGQPGYPGQPGQPGYPGQPGQPGQPGQPGGPGQPGQPGQPGYPGQPGQPGQPGYPGQPGQPGGPGQPGQPGQPGGPGQPGGDSVPSGTGVQPPAYVPSNQMPQFPIYVIPYPLPIVPSPGSCPCYLVNPGNNTSTQVQGSQPPPNGQNQGSQSYAPYGIIGYVPVVFVPYCPGHDGSMNTAQQNFPNAVPVQYNCAQCQASREIYRYLGRFNGARSAKEMKEIKSLDELNDLIRNIIKPSKKAVRQLAAQPRVLEGKS from the exons GCCGTGCTAGTGTTAACACAGGCTAGCGCTGAAGAGCCAAAAAACAAGACAAAAGAAGTAAAAAGTGTCGACGTCCGTCAAGGGCGTCAACTCAGTCCTTATGAAGGCCAGAATAATAATGAAGTAGTGGTGGACATTGAAGACGATGAAAAGAAACAGTACTATGAAACCAACTATGATACAA GTGCGTATGGTTTCGGTTACGATGTTGGACCTAACGGCCAGTTTCATCATGAGAATCGTGGTCCTGACGGAGTAACATACGGTTGCTATGGTTACGTCGATGCGGACGGTTACCTTCGTGCCACCCACTACGTCGCCGACAGCCACGGTTATAGAGTAGTCGAGCCCGAAAAACCCGTCGAAGTATACCCCGATGAGAAATACGAATACGATGAAaa TTCCGATAATCAGCCAACTGAACCAGTGCCCGGTCAAATCATCCCGTGGAGCAAACTCTTCTTCCCGAAAGGATGCGGCCGTACTCCGGGTGGAGTGCCACCGAAACCTCTGCCAAAGCCACCGCCAAGACCGCCAAAGCCTGCAAAGCCAATAGATAGCACTGGACAAACAAGCAACCCAAGCCCCGGCGTGTCTTACCCTGGCCAAG gACCTAATGGACCTTATGGGCCAGGCGGTCCGAGTGGGCCAGGTGGTCCTGGTGGTCCTAACGGACCATACGGACCAGGCGGTCCTAGTGGCCCCAATGGACCATACGGACCAGGTGGCCCTAGTGGCCCCAACGGACCTTATGGACCAGGAGGCCCCGGCGGTCCAGGAAATGACGGATCGTACCGTCCCGATGGATCTTACGGCCCTGATGGATCATACCAACCCGACGGCTCTG gTGCATATTACCCGGGTACACCTGGAACGCCTGGCAGCCCTGGTTCACCTGGAACACCAGGTAGTCCTGGATCACCTGGAACACCAGGTGGCCCTGGCGGTCCTGGAGGCCCTGGCTCTCCAGCTTATCCCGGCTCCGGCGGTGGTTACTACCCAGGTGGTCAAG gtGGACCTAGTGGACCAAGCGGACCCtcaggcggcggcggcggcggttaCTACCCCGGCAGTCCAGGTTCTCCTGGTAGCCCTGGCTCGCCCGGATCTCCAGGAACACCAG GCGGTCCTGGTGGTCCAGGAGGCCCTGGAGGCCCCGGTGGTCCAGGAGGACCAAGCGGGCCCGGTGGAGCAAGCGGACCTACTGGCCCTAATGGTCCGTCGTCACCCGGCTACTACCCAGGCCAACCCGGTAAACCTGGCAGTCCTGGCTCCCCAGGCTCACCAGGTGGTCCAGGAGGACCTGGTGGGCCAGGAGGTCCCGGCGGTCCCGGAGGACCAG gaGGACCTAGTGGACCTACAGGTGGAGCAGGTTCTGGATCAGGCGGTTATTATCCCGGTCAGCCAGGAAGACCAGGATCACCAGGATCCCCTGGTTCTCCAGGGGGACCag GTGGACCTGGCGGTCCTGGAGGCCCAGGTAGCCCTAGCGGCCCAGGTGGTCCGAGCAGCCCTGGTGGCCCAAGTGGTCCCGGTGGTCCTAGCGGCCCTGGTGGCCCAAGTGGTCCCGGTGGTCCTAGCGGCCCCGGTGGCCCAAGCGGACCTGGTGGCCCAAGTGGCCCAAGCGGCCCAGGTGGTCCGAGCGGCGGCTATTACCCTGGCTATCCCGGTAGCCCCGGCTCTCCCGGCAGTCCAGGCTCACCTGGAGGTCCGGGAGGTCCAGGAGGTCCAGGCGGTCCTGGGGGTCCAG GAGGTCCCGGGGGTCCATCTGGCGGTGGAGGATATTATCCAAGCCAACCTGGCGGAACTGGCCCAGGATCATCAG GCAAGCCCGGCCAGCCAGGACAAGGCGGATACCCAGGACAACCCGGTCAACCAGGTAAGCCTGGCCAACCAGGGCAGCCAGGACAAGGTGGATACCCAGGACAACCCGGACAGCAAGGACAAGGTGGATACCCGGGCCAGCCCGGACAACCAGGACAGCCAGGCAAGCCTGGCCAGCCAGGACAAGGCGGATACCCAGGACAACCAGGACAAGGCGGATACCCAGGACAACCCGGTCAACCCGGCCAACCAGGGCAAGGTGGTTACCCAGGACAACCCGGCCAACCAGGGCAAGGTGGTTATCCAGGACAACCCGGTCAACCCGGCCAACCAGGGCAAGGTGGTTACCCAGGTCAACCTGGACAATCAGGAGGCCCAGGGCATCCTGGACAGCCCGGTAAACCAGGACAGCCAGGACAAGGTGGATATCCAGGACAACCCGGACAGCAAGGACAAGGTGGATACCCGGGCCAGCCCGGACAACCAGGACAGCCAGGCAAGCCTGGCCAGCCAGGACAAGGCGGATACCCAGGACAACCAGGACAAGGTGGATACCCAGGACAACCCGGTCAACCCGGCCAACCAGGGCAAGGTGGTTACCCAGGACAACCTGGCCAACCAGGGCAAGGTGGTTATCCAGGAGGCCCAGGGCAACCTGGACAGCCCGGTAAACCAGGACAGCCAGGACAAGGTGGATATCCAGGACAACCAGGAGGCCCAGGACAAGGTGGATACCCTGGAGAACCAGGACAGCCAGGACAACCTGGCCAGCCCGGTCAACCAGGTAAGCCTGGCCAACCAGGGCAGCCAGGACAAGGTGGATACCCAGGCCAGCCCGGACAGCCAGGAGGCCCGGGACAACAAGGTCAACCAGGACAACCTGGCCAGCCTGGTCAACCGGGCTATCCAGGACAGCCAGGTAAACCAGGCCAGCCCAGCCAACCAGGATACCCAGGACAACCTGGACAACCAGGAGGCCCAGGACAACCTGGCCAGCCAGGATACCCAGGACAACCCGGACAACCAGGACAGCCAGGAGGCCCAGGACAACAAGGTCAACCAGGTCAACCTGGCCAGCCTGGTCAACCGGGCTATCCAGGACAGCCAGGTAAACCAGGACAGCCCGGCCAACCTGGATACCCAGGACAGCCAGGACAACCAGGACAGCCAGGAGGCCCGGGACAACAAGGTCAACCAGGACAACCTGGCCAGCCTGGTCAACCGGGCTATCCAGGACAGCCAGGTAAACCAGGCCACCCCGGCCAACCAGGATACCCAGGCCAGCCTGGACAACCAGGAGGCCCAGGACAACCCGGCCAGCCAGGATACCCAGGACAGCCAGGACAACCAGGACAGCCAGGAGGCCCAGGACAACAAGGTCAACCAGGACAACCTGGCCAGCCTGGTCAACCGGGCTATCCAGGACAGCCAGGTAAACCAGGCCACCCCGGCCAACCAGGATACCCAGGACAGCCTGGACAACCAGGAGGCCCAGGACAACCCGGCCAGCCAGGATATCCAGGACAACCAGGACAGCCAGGACAGCCAGGACAGCCAGGAGGCCCAGGACAACAAGGTCAACCAGGACAACCTGGCCAGCCCGGCCAACCAG GTAAACCAGGCCAGCCCGGCCAACCTGGATACCCAGGGCAGCCTGGACAACCAGGACAGCCAGGAGGCCCAGGACAAGCCGGCCAACCCGATCAACCAGGATACCCAGGACAGCCAGGACAACCAGGACAGCCAGGAAAACCAGGACAACCTGGTCAACCAGGATACCCAGGGCAGCCTGGTCAACCAGGAGGCCCAGGACAACCCGGCCAGCCCGGTCAACCGGGATACCCAGGACAGCCCGGCCAACCAGGATACCCAGGAGAGCCAGATAAACCAGGCCAGCCCGGCCAACCAGGTAAACCAGGCCAGCCCGGCCAACCTGGATACCCAGGGCAGCCTGGACAACCAGGACAGCCAGGAGGCCCAGGACAAGCCGGCCAACCCGATCAACCAGGATACCCAGGACAGCCAGGACAACCAGGACAGCCAGGAAAACCAGGACAACCTGGTCAACCAGGATACCCAGGGCAGCCTGGTCAACCAGGAGGCCCAGGACAACCCGGCCAGCCCGGTCAACCGGGATACCCAGGACAGCCCGGCCAACCAGGATACCCAGGAGAGCCAGATAAACCAGGCCAGCCCGGCCAACCAGGATACCCAGGGCAGCCTGGACAACCAGGACAGCCAGGAGGCCCAGGTCAGCCTGGAAAACCAGGACAACCTGGTCAACCAGGATACCCAGGGCAGCCTGGTCAACCAGGAGGCCCAGGACAACCCGGCCAGCCCGGTCAACCGGGATACCCAGGACAGCCCGGCCAACCAGGATACCCAGGAGAGCCAGGTAAACCAGGCCAGCCCGGCCAACCAGGATACCCAGGGCAGCCTGGACAACCAGGACAGCCAGGAAAACCAGGACAACCTGGTCAACCAGGATACCCAGGGCAGCCTGGTCAATCAGGAGGCCCAGGACAACCCGGCCAGCCCGGTCAACCGGGATACCCAGGACAGCCCGGCCAACCAGGATACCCAGGAGAGCCAGGTAAACCAGGCCAGCCCGGCCAACCAGGATACCCAGGGCAGCCTGGACAACCAGGACAGCCAGGAGGCCCAGGACAAGCCGGCCAACCCGATCAACCAGGATACCCAGGACAGCCAGGACAACCAGGACAGCCAGGAGGCCCAGGACAGCCCGGCCATCCCGGTCAACCAGGACACCCAGGACAGCAAGTTCAACCAGGAGGCCCAGGACAACCCGGCCAGCCCGGTCAACCGGGATACCCAGGACAGCCCGGCCAACCCGGTCAACCAGGAGGCCCAGGACAAGCCGGCCAACCCGATCAACCAGGATACCCAGGACAGCCAGGACAACCAGGACAGCCAGGAGGCCCAGGACAGCCCGGCCATCCCGGTCAACCAGGACACCCAGGACAGCAAGGTCAACCAGGACAACCTGGCCAACCAGGATACCCAGGGCAGCCTGGTCAACCAGGAGGCCCAGGACAACCCGGCCAGCCCGGTCAACCGGGATACCCAGGACAGCCCGGCCAACCCGGTCAACCAGGAGGCCCAGGACAACCCGGCCAACCTGGTCAACCAGGACACCCAGGACAGCAAGGTCAACCAGGAGGCCCAGGACAACCCGGCCAGCCCGGTCAACCGGGATACCCAGGACAGCCTGGACAACCAGGATACCCAGGTCAGCCCGGCCAACCAGGATACCCAGGACAGCCAGGACAACCCGGCCAGCCAGGACAGCCAGGAGGCCCAGGACAACCCGGCCAGCCAGGCCAACCAGGATACCCAGGTCAGCCTGGACAACCAGGACAGCCAGGATACCCAGGACAGCCTGGCCAGCCTGGAGGCCCCGGACAACCGGGACAACCCGGTCAACCAGGCGGCCCCGGACAACCAG GCGGTGATTCAGTGCCATCCGGAACTGGGGTGCAGCCACCTGCTTATGTTCCATCGAATCAAATGCCCCAGTTCCCTATCTACGTTATACCGTACCCACTGCCAATCGTCCCTAGTCCTGGATCGTGTCCATGCTACTTAGTAAACCCAGGCAACAACACATCAACACAAGTGCAAGGATCTCAACCACCGCCAAACGGTCAGAATCAAGGAAGTCAATCATACGCGCCGTACGGTATCATAGGATATGTGCCCGTGGTATTTGTGCCATATTGTCCGGGACATGACGGTAGTATGAATACTGCGCAACAAAACTTCCCCAACGCAGTACCAGTACAATATAACTGCGCTCAATGTCAAGCGAGCAGAGAGATATACCGGTATCTGGGCCGGTTTAATGGGGCGCGCTCTGCTAAAGAAATGAAGGAGATAAAGTCTTTGGATGAACTAAATGACCtcattagaaatattataaaaccatcTAAGAAGGCAGTACGTCAGTTAGCAGCTCAACCCAGAGTTTTAGAAGGAaagagttaa